In Solanum lycopersicum chromosome 3, SLM_r2.1, the genomic stretch CAAGATGTGATAACATGGTATGCAAGTTAAAGAAATCTTTATATGGGCTAAAGCAGGCAAGTAGGCAATGGTATGAGAAGCTAGCAGACAGTCTGTGTTCAAGGGGATATCAACATTCAGACAGTGACTATTCCTTGTTTTACAAGAAGAAGGGTAGTTCCTTAGTATTTGTTGCTGTATACGTGGATGATATAATCATGACTGGGAACAATGTTGATGAAATCAATTCCTTAAAGTGTTTCCTACATGACCAATTCAAAATAAAGGACTTGGGGAAACTACATTACTTCTTAGGCCTGGAGATTTTGTACAAACATGATGGTGTCATTGTTTCTCAGAGGAAGTTCACTTCTGATCTTCTAAAAGATTTTGATATGTTGAGTTGCAAAACTGCTTCATCACCACTTGATTCCACTGAAAAATTGAAGGCCACAGCTGGTGAATTATTGACTGAACCTTCTCAATATAGGAAGTTGATTGGCAAACTCAACTTCCTAACTAACACTAGAATGGACATATCCTATAGTGTACAACATTTGAGTCAGTTCATGCAATCACCCAGGGAACCACATTTGAAAGCAGCCTACCATGTACTCAGGTACTTGAAACAAGATCCAACTAtgggtatttttatttcaaacaaGGCTGATCTTACTGTGAGTGCATACTGTGATTCTGATTGGGCTGCTTGCCCTGAATCAAGGAGATCTGTTAGTGGTTACTTAGTTCTTATGGGAGATAGTCCTATCAGCTGGAAATCCAAGAAGCAGGCAACAGTATCATTGTCATCTGCTGAAGCTGAATACAGGGCAATAAGACAGGTTGCGGGAGAGCTAGTATGGTTTGAAAGGTTGCTGAGTGAGTTGAATGTGCAATGTTCTctgccaatacatgttcattgTGACAGCCAAGCAGCAGTTCACATTGCCAAGAACCCAGTCTTTcatgaaagaacaaaacataTTGAGATTGATTGCCATTTTGTTAGGACTAAGCTTCATCAAGGGTTAATCACACTTCATCACATATCCACAGATTCACAGTTGGCAGACATCCTCACCAAAGCTTTAACTGGAGTTAAACACAATTCTTTGTTACACAAGTTGTCTGTGTTTGCATCacctccaacttgagggggggTGATGAGAATATACTTTCTGTTAAGTTCTGTTAGTAACAAATTAGTAGCTTTAGTTACAAGTTGTTAGTTACAAGTTGTTAGTTTCCAATAGTTAGTTAGAAGTTAGTTTTGCCATTCATCAAGGTTATATATATGCTCATATTGTATTCATTTTAACTGATTcacaattaatacaaaatacacttcttcttctctcaattTGTCCTCAAGTTAAAGCTTTCAAGCTCACGTAGGAAATCATCAATGGAGTTGAATTGATGGTGATAATTTCTTcacgttttaaaatttttgttaatattttgtaccctttaAGTTTCGAACTCTCATATAACGGAACATTAGACATTTCATAATTAACTATAGTACAATCTTCTTCTAgtgttatttcataaaaaaaatacgattGGCATCATTAAATAGATAAAGCCAAAATGAAGTTTGTGTCAACAAATTGATCGAAGGAATCAATACTACTCATTATTAGTAGATGGAAAATATCTGAATCAATACTACTCATTATCAGTAGATGGAAAATATCTATATGTAATTAATCACTAAAATAGCAACAAATAGTATAGTTAAAATTCATAAGTCAAAAATTGTTAGTGTGGTATTACACCAACAAAAATAACTATAGTGAACTCAATACTTAAAAGACTAGACGTAGGGTATATAAAATCGAAtcgaaaattgaattaaatcgTAAATCGagttaaattgaaaaaaaacgaTTACTGAtttggtttgacttggtttAATTTGGTATTGGAAAAAAAACTGACTATATTGGGATTCGGTTggtttcaattaaaaaaaaacaacccGAGATCAAATcaacccgacattatatatataattttaaaatttttattctatcgtaaaaatatttactttcatatattttaaatatttcttgtactttttcatagtttttatcgtTTAAtacatttactttttatttgaaagtTGGAATTTTTAATGATCCAATAAAGATTCTAGTCCATACgtgttgataattataataaaggttgaaccaaaatcaaattaatagtaATGCAAAAggagaaaatcaattcaacactaagaatgagagtaatattgaatatttattttttagttttacataggtttacacaattaaaatacataatctaattttactttctttcaacatttagtcatgtaactaatacttattaaacttattttagcatgatttagtaatttcaaattatgatcaatttcattatgatattaatttacaatatttgttttacgcgatttcattattacttttttattgGATATTTTTGTGTCATTAATCActtcatattttgtgttattttcttaaaaaacaacTTAAATAGTTGCATTATGGTAGGACTAAAGAAATGTTTGAAGTACAAGTAAATTACATGTTGATATGAATACTTTATCGGAAAAATCCGAAAATACGAAAATCCCGAAAAAACACGAAGTTGAAAAACTCGAATTTTATTGgtttagtttgatttgatttataaatttaaaaatttgacacaattaatttaatttgatacttGAAAAACCCGAATCAACCCAGTCATGTACACCTTTAATTAGACCTATAAAATTAAGTTTAAATCAAGAATTCATATCTATCCATGGCACATGATAGATTTCGATTAGCCGTTTTGTTTACCATTCAATATTGAGTGTAtattttcgttttttttttttttttgtatcgaCGTGATTAAACTAATAACATGATCAAATTTTAATgtgtttgaaaaaaattacagaTAATGCTTAGACAACTGTTTTTTATacattgaaaaattgaaatatttacatcttttatttttttttattttgatcataaatttgggaaatgaaaattttatattatttgaaataatatttatatatttaaaaattatagaaaagatatttataaatacgtacacataataaattatatttataatttgttgATGCTGGCTGGtcagaatattattttttgcatGGACGCCAGTACCTTATTATGATGCACATATGCAcgttttataaaaaattcttaTCATCTAAAAAGAAAGTAATCCACTtgcttatattatatataagctttttttaaattgtatatacataaCTTCTTTTGATCTAATCCATATAATTACTTGCCATAGGATAGTGCAAATTAAAATAGGAAATGAAGGTATACCTAAAAAAATCTCAGTGTGAATTATTGGAAACATTCTGTTATAGATCATGATTTTTCtacttattttttatcaatcaactcattgaaaaatacataacaGAAGTTTAATTTTCACTGAGATAgtgaaaaaaaagtttattttttatatgacattgttatttctttttctcttattcaattaaaatatttatagaaataagtgaaaaaatagtaatattttattgttcCACAGCTCTACGCggaaataaagaaaacattatATTACTAGCAAAATAGAAACAACGTATATATTCCTATTTTTTCTCATATGTGAGTGGATATATTCTCATATTATATAGTatgacaattatttaatttatcaaatttgtTTATATACATTATATGCGTGGATATATTGTCGTCTTATACTGTATGgcacaattatttaattattcaaatttgtTCAATATAACATTAGATGTATGGTCAGGTTTTAGATGTACACTAGCTTAGCTtggatatttaattatttatttatctgtATTATTTATAaccttattatatttttatacctGTTTCTCCCATCCTCTATATAGTATATTGAATTAGTTAAATCAAATTTAGAGTACAACACATTGTCCCACGTTTGTCCCTACAACTAGGCAATTTATACTCCCTCGATGattatttacttgtccatatttccttatttaactgtttttatttatttattcattttgccaaatcaagaaagaataaaaaaaattctattataccctcatttaaacttcttgaaaatttccaaattataattcattatttttaaaacataattaataaggataaaattataacttcattatattaattattgttatcttaataTATACGTCATTTCTAAAGTGAACAACTAAATAAGGAATGAGGGAGTATTTCATTGACCAATCGTTTACTCAGACAAGACATAAAATTTGGCATGCTTTCTATTTCTAAGTTCGAGGATATACAACCTGAACGATTATAGCTATCTTCGATAAATTACAAGTTTAtgtacaaaattttctttcaatttttagattgtaaaatataaattttcaacTCTCCTATAGGCAAGAAAAAGAAATTCtctcatataaaataacattattaagtttaaatttatttttttaaaaaatacaaaagcaAACCTTTGATAGATTCTCTTCTAACAAGAAAATGGGGTATatgtttcttaaaataatactcATTTATACTCCATCATTAATTAGAAAGAGTCAAACGTGGAAGGAATATAATGATGCAAAAATACTTAGCCacctcaaattaaaataaaattaaaggaaaggtcttgtaaaatagaaaaacaCAAAGTTAAAAGAATGATTTAATAAGGAAAAAAGTTGGACGGTGAGAGTCGTGACCACAAGTGGCTTATGTATGTTTTATATGATGTAAGCCCTCCAAATGTTTATCCACATAAATATTTAAGGTTGCAACTTACACCTAGAATATAgttaaaattacaattaaatattaacataatagTCTAGTTTCTACATGACTAATATGATatgtttaatttatgtataattaataatCAACATAGTTCTAACCCAATAACTAAACGACTTTAGGGTGCTATTTGCACCCCTAATGTATATGCTCTTTTGTGATTTACACCTTATCCTATTAAGTTCAATGATTTACGCCCTAATTTTCTTAGTTctttacaaaattataaaaaaaaaaatctcatattttcaattatttacaaggataaaatagaaaatttaacaaattgttataaaacataaaacttatgaaaaagttaaagataaaatttgtaaattgtattagaacaaaaaaaaattatgtataaaacaatttttaataattatatagatAATGTTAGATTAGTTTTGTTACTTATTGACTTTATCcagttaaaatcaaattaactcaaagtataattgcatttttttcaacactaaatcattgttgatttttttcttctgatTTGACTCAATTTGTACTTTACAATTCGATTTTGTTCACGAATGAAtgattgtttctttcattttaatggAAAAGAAGCAGCAAATGACTAGTGTTTActattgtttgtatttttaatttaaatcactttttgtatatttttttaaaatgtaatattctattttactccttgtaaataattgaaaagggagattttttttatgatttcgTGAAGAACTTAGGAGATTACGAtgcaaattattaaaaataattggatAGTGTAAGTCACAAAGAAATACATACATTATGGGGACAAGTCACAATTACTCTATTTCTTATGTTGTGGTACATTATAAGTACTGAGTAGGGAATATAGTTATtctgaaattatttatttacaatttttttttatttatttacaatttaGACAAACACTATAAGGTGTTTTTAGCttatatttagtaatatttatCGAATTATTTACAATTACTTTTAGCTCACATactaaacattaaaataaaaagtaagatacataatttttttttgagaaaatcatAGAACATGACAAAAATGCAAAcacatttatgaaaaataactataatttCAAAAGATTACAAAagacattatattttatttttatagcaAACTCTCTGCGTCTCTTCCTTGCCTCCCcctcactctctctctctctctctgacAATAAGAggaaatttattcaaatatattttttaattgtatctTAATCAAACATATATGAGAGTTTTATATGTTATATCAATTGTATTCGAAAAATTATAGGTATAATTTTGCACCAATTGTATTTGTGTTTATACGAATATAATATGCATTCGTCTTATATGTCAACAATATTATGTATCAATTATATCCCATTAAAGAGGAGACGAAATACAATTCTCCCTTTTCGCTCTCTCAATCTCATTCGCCTCTCTCTTCCTATTATGTATTCACTTTAATACAgattagtttatattttgtatttttttaaaaaaaatccgcAAAAAGAAGTGCACAAATTCAAACAGCAAACTAAAATATTGCTGCctaatatttgttgtttttgaaAGTTTCTATTTTTCCCCTAGAGTACGAATACATTTTATttgtaccaaacacacccataATTATATTTCTGTGTTGCTCGTCGTCTCTTTCATAGGGGAAAATGTCTATTCtttaaagtttttcttttactttaattaGAATATAGTATActtttggttaaaaaattaCTAGCAAACATACTTGGAAGTGGTACTTAATTAATTGCTTAAAAGATCATCGTATTGATATCATCATTGTCATAACAATGCTTTGTAAAAAGGGACATTATGAAACTtccaagataaaaaaaagaaaaatatgaaacttaTGATActtctatttcaatttatttatctgaTTTTAACTTAAGATGGAGTTTAAGATGATAAAAAAGACTTTTAGTTTTTCGATTAAAACTAAAGATATGTAGAATGTaatcaaaatgtcctttaatcaaCAACAAGGCTTGTGATGGAGAGTGGAAGTGCTAATTTGgtggaaaaccaaaaaaaaagttatttaatttgGTAATTTTAAATACGCCATGTGAAAGGTTAAAATAAAGGCCTtggattaaaaattttaaattacaaacatatttaaaatcataacaGTATATTAGagtttaaaaattgaaaagtacAGAAAATGTAATGAAAATTCTTACTTCCAAAAGCTCTTTAAATTCAGATAAATGaaaggaaaaggaagaaatattgAAGTGATGATCTAAACTATCCAACTAGTGAATAGTGAATCCATCAACACATTTCATTAAAAACACATATTATGTTTAATAATTCAATAGATggattatataatatatacatgatGATTTCATACTAGAGTCCTTGTCTTCATTATATATCAACTCCTGGCTATGTACAAAACATAGTAGCAAAATGTTGTCAAAAGTTACCTATACACACATTGAAACCCGAATGGAATTGACGTTATGGtagatcaaaattaaatttagtgTAGCATTATCTTCCGAATTAAGAATCTCACATAATTAAAATTCCTTTTGGACATTTTGATAATAAGGTAAAATAATTTCAtctcattaattaaattatccatctCTACTTTGGATTAGGAGttttcataatataattctTCACGATTGGCATGGTTAAGTAGATGAAGCCAGAACGAAGTTGTGTCAACAAATTGATCGAAGCCATCGATATTACTATGTGACGATGATAACGATGGATTGCTCTCCAAGATAACCGTCTTTTCCATGTCAATCTTTTCATTTTGATCGAATGTAATAATGCTCGATATTGAAGAAGAACTACCCATCGTTGGTGATGATATATCCACAAATAATTTGGGCTTTTCTTGAGCCTTTTTCTTCTGTTTTTTTACCCTCCTACACTGTACAGGGGCATCAATATTATTTATCTGTCCAAGATTCTTCTTTAGATGCGTGTGAAAGAAGTTTTTAACTTCGTTATCTGTTCTTCCAGGCAATTCTCCAGCGATAGCTGCCCATCTggatttacatatatttattaaataaacttaaaaaaagatcgtttttaatataaattctcTCACCTATTTCCAAgttgctgatacattttgatgactctctctctttcttccatGCTAAAAGGTCCTCTCTTAACATCAGGGCGGAGATAATTCATCCATCGAAGTCTACAACTCTTTCCTGTTCTTGAAAGACCTAAACCATGCATCATCCATCcataagataatatattaacttaacattaaaataaaataaaataaattgtattaGTATAGTGAGTTGTACCTGCAAATTTGGGCATGAGATTCCAATTCCAAATGCCAAATCTCATAACATAATCTTTCAATTTTTGGTCTTCTTCAGGAGACCATGCCCCTttcttaattataataatatcttCCATCTTAATAGTACTACTTTCAAACACAATTCAATATGGTTTCAACATTCTATTGGCAAAATAATTGAGGCTTATATATACACCAAATTTTTCCACTTGTTGTAACAAAAGTCTTTATTTCCTAGAAAGAGGGTACTACTTTCATTGGTTTGTCCTTTAATAATactataataattctttaacAGAGGAGTTGACCTGAGTGTTTTAGACTTCAAAAAGAGAGGGAGTAGGAGTAGAACATGAGAATAAATTATCTCGGTAAGTATTTCACTACAAGAAACCGTGAATTACATGGAGATTTTCCTGGGAATTAGTATTAAAATTTGcagaaaaataagttttctgCAAAGTTTCATACTAATACCTAGAAAAATCCACGTATAATTCACATTTTTTTGTAGTGTTTATCTGAACTCAGTATTTTTAACTTTCGAGAATATTTGTATGTATCAATCACTAAAATagcattaattaatttgtaagTTTAAATCTTAAGTGATTTCAATACTTGAAGGTTAGACCtataaattaaagtttaaatCATGAACTCATCTTATGATAATTAGAGACTTATAGTACATGATGGTTTCGATTATAATTAGCCATCGTTTACCATTCAATAGTgagtatatattatttgtatccGACGTGATTATAAATAACAGGATCAATCTTTAATGAGTTTGAAAAAATACAGATAAAAGTAAAAAAGCAATTTGGTAGAGGAAGAGCTTGCACAAACTTTTAtatgttgaaaaaattgaaagctttatatatttttatcttggATTTGGGGATgaaacttttatgttttcttgaaataatatttatatattttaaaattacataacaatattataaatataattgaaaaatgtttgaaagggttgcaattaaaaattcattaattaacttttgatttaaaagatatcatataaattgtgatcgagaaataaataagatgaaatcCGAAAAGTTTCGTAGTTAAGTATAATATAGGACATGGAAGTGGTCAAAATTAATGCTTGCTTGTAGAACAAGAATTAGATTATGGTAATTTAATTCGTTGATGGTGGCCAGTCagaatactattttttttttgtatggacgctagtattataaatcattataaTGCACACGTTTTACCGTAAAGTCTAAAAttcttatatatgattaaaaaaactaatgCACTTGTTTCTATTATACTTATgaactttttttaattgaatatacataacttcttttgatatatttcataTGATTACTTGCCATAGGATagaacaaattaaaatagagaaataaaGTAGTATATGAGAAAGATGAATATACATAAACTTTTTTATACACTTATGGtgcataaaatttaaacttttctaGTATAAGAATGAATGTATTCTCGTATAAATATATTGTACGACATAAATACTTAATCTTTAACTTCTTTCGTTTTATTTCATATTGCCATAGGATAGAGCAAATTAAAATAGGAAATGAAGTAGTATATGATGGAAGAAGAATACACATACAACTTCTTTGTACATTGACAGTGTGCAAAATTTGAACTCTTATATAGGAGTGGATactatgtttttcaaaaatgttttgGGGTGACTTCCGATCGAGTCTTGGAATGGGGCgtatcaaaaatatttcaagtgaaaattgagGACATAAATATATAGGGCGTAAGTCTTAGAATTTGGAGCGTGAGCCCTGAGCGTAAAAACGTACgcttttgatgtttttttttataaaaaaatagttttaaacattttttgcttaatttaaatattttttaataattatataatgatatttctcaaatagtagttgtaatacttttttttctacgttattcttcatttatacctttctcaaataaaatgcataatatTTTTTCTGTATATTATAGGTTatctattaaaaattatttgtaaaataattaatgctCTTATTTTTGCTTATCATCTTGGtagtaaaattatgaaattgaatatacatgAGACAACGCTTCATAAAACCATAAGACTTAAGCTCGTATCTCGAGACTTCTCATTTCATATGATATAAAATGTCTCGCCTCATATACCGCATTTAAAACACTTGATggatttttattctaaattctATTGTatgacataattatttaattttttcaatatacaTTAGATATATGGTCAGGACACTAGCTAGCTAGCTTGgatctttatttatttgtattatgtaCAACCTACTATAGTTTTTATACCTCTTTCTCCCATCCCCTAAAATACCATAGTATATTGaattagttaaataaaaaatttaggggTACAAGAGTGTCTCATCAACTAGGCAATTTTAAAAAgggcaattttcacatatagcaaataaaagattcatatttgtatgttatagcaaagtttgcataattgcgctccataacaaacatagaaattgtataatttgctatacatatacaattgaagcaaattgtataaaacgaagtgtataaagcaagaaagagaaagacacttaggcagaaaaaatgtataaaaacgaagtgtataaaacgaattgtattattataagtgtatagaacgattatatacaatttgaatttgtataaaatgagaaagagagaaagacaaaagagacttgacaaggaatatataattgaatcgaattgtataaaacgaaaaagagagaaattagatacaatttgaaaattgtataaaacgagaaagacagaaagacaaaagaaactgggcaggggagtatttctattgtataatcataagtgtataggatgaaaatatatgtactttgACAAAAACCAGCGTATAGGCTGGGAAAATGTCATTCCTCCATTGATGGAGGTTGAGCCATTAACAGTGAcaaacgaagaagaagaagaagaagaagaggaaggaGAAGAAGTTCCTTTAGAATTATTTTGCTTGCATTAACCAATGTAATGTGTAAGTATATATACACAACAATGAGCAACAATCTAACAGAATTAACAAACTAACAAAGTGTGGAAAATGTGACTTCTAACTAACTTTAACTAACTACAACCAACTATAACCAACTAGCTAATTAGTAACTAACTAACTACTTAAGCTAATTAACTAACTAGGCAAGTTTTATCACCCCTCCTCAAGTTGGAAGTAATCTATTTACAGACAACTTGCTCATCAAAGTAGTATGTTTGACCCCAGTTAAAGCCTTAGTAAAAACATCAGCTAGCTGAGAATCTGTTGGAATGTATTGAAGTGTAATCAGTCCTTCTTGTAGCTTTGTCTTGACGAAATGACAATCAACTTCTATGTGCTTGGTTCGTTCATGAAATACTGGATTCCTAGCAATGTGTACTGCTGCTTGGCTGTCACAAAACACATGTATTGGTAAGGACACTGTCATTGAGAGTTCACCAAGTAACCTTTCCAGCCACACTACTTCTCCTACCACTTGTCTTATAGCTCTGTATTCTGCTTCTGTTGATGATAGTGACACTGTGGGTTGCTTCTTAGATTTCCAGCTGATAGGGCTATCTCCCATGAGAACCAAATAACCACTCACAGACTTCCTTGAATCAGGACAAGAATCCCAATCTGAATCACAATAAGCACTAACAGTGACATCAGGCTTATTATTGATAAAGACTCCCAAAGTAGGATCATGTTGTAGATACCTGAGCACATGATAAGTTGCCTTTAGATGAGGCTCTCTAGGAGATTGCATGAATTGGCTAAGATGCTGGACACTGTATGCTATATCCATTCTTGTATTAGCAAGAAAATTAAGCTTTCCCACTAGTTTTCTGTAGTAAGTAGGATCTGATAGTAGTTTACCTTCTGTGAGCCTCAGTTTTTCAGTAGGATCCAAAGGTGAAGTGGTAGACTTGTAATGCATAGAATCAAATTCCTTCAAAAGATCAAGGGTGAACTTTCTTTGTGAAATGAGAACACCATCCTGTTTGTACAATATCTCTAATCCAAGAAAATAGTGTAATCTGCCTAAGTCCTTTATTCTGAATTTGTcatgcaagaagaacttcaaGGATTCAATCTCCTTTATATCAGTGCCAGTTAAGATgatgtcatcaacatatacaacCACAAACACTAAAGATTTGCCATCTTTCTTGTAAAACAGTGAGTAATCACTTTCTGAATGAATGTAGACTTTTGAACAAAGGCTGGTGGCCAGCTTTTCATACCATTGTCTACTAGGTTGGTTTTAACCATATAAATACTTCTTTAATTTGCAAACCATGTCATTACTGTCCACTACTAGTCCTGGGGGTAAAGCCATATACACTTTTTCATTCAAATCACCATGTAGAAAGGCATTATTAACATCCAACTGATACAAGTTCCAACCTTTCTTAACTGCCAGTGAAATGAGTGTTCTGACTGTAGTCATTTTTACCACAGGTGAGAAAGTTTCATTGTAGTCTATCCCAGCTTGTTGAGTGTATCCCTTCACCACTAATCTAGCCTTGTACCTTTCTATGCTCCCATCAGCTTTATGCTTGATCTTATACACCCATTTACATCCAATGGCATTCTTTCCCTTTGGCATCTTAACTAGTTCCCAAGTGTTATTAGCATACAATGCATCAAATTCTTGTTTCATTGCTGTTTGCCAGGCTGGATTCAGGATTGCCTCTTCATAAGATGTAGGTTCAATATCATGTGAAACATTATGAATCAACTGTTGACTCTCAGAACTAAGTGTGGAGAAACAGATATGATCAGGGTGATTTGTGAATGATGTGAGTGATTGCTGAGATTCAGTAGTATTATTTATAGGTGAGGAGGATTGTAGCTTAGGTAATGAATATGTGTAGTCTTTTAAGTACCTTGAAGGATGACAAGATCTGGTTGTTCTTCTAGGTGTAAGGGATGTATTATCAAGAACAGGTACATCTGATTCTATAGGAGATGTAGGTGTGAGAACAAGTAGATTTGGTTCAATAGAGTCAGTCATAGGTGTATTTTCATATGTAGAATCTTGATCACAAGTGACTTCATCTAGTGTGTGGTAATTCAACATTTCATCATTAATAGAAGTAGTTGTTTTACTAGACATGCAAGGAAACTTATCAGAATAATGAATAACTAGATGTAATACAGAATCAAAGCTGGAACCAGTAGGAGCAATAACAAAAGGAAGAACAGTTCATAAAAAAGAACATCTCTAGACACATGAATTCTCTTGGTAGCCAAATTTAGAACCTTGTACCCTTTTGTATTAAAAGGATATCCAATGAAAATGTGAGGCACAGCCCTTGGTTCAAATTTGTCTTTATGAGTCTTTAAAGTAGTTGGAAAACAAAGGCATCCAAAATTTCTAAGATGAGAATAGACTGGTTTCTTTTGATATAACATCTCATATGGAGATTTTCCTTGAAGTAGTTTAGTAGGTAATCTATTAATCAAATAAGTGGCAGTCAGCACACATTCTCCCCAATATCTCATAGGCATTTTTGATTGAAATAACAGTGCCCTTGCTGTCTCAAGAAGGTATTTGTGTTTCCTTTCtactactccattttgttgtggtgtataaGGACAAGTTTTCTGA encodes the following:
- the LOC101247304 gene encoding transcription factor MYB4-like — encoded protein: MEDIIIIKKGAWSPEEDQKLKDYVMRFGIWNWNLMPKFAGLSRTGKSCRLRWMNYLRPDVKRGPFSMEERERVIKMYQQLGNRWAAIAGELPGRTDNEVKNFFHTHLKKNLGQINNIDAPVQCRRVKKQKKKAQEKPKLFVDISSPTMGSSSSISSIITFDQNEKIDMEKTVILESNPSLSSSHSNIDGFDQFVDTTSFWLHLLNHANREELYYENS